CACGGAAGGCTGACATAGAGGTTGCCAAGAAGATAGTAGCCTAGACAATTTTCGCGAAGACAACCATAGGCCAGAGGCACTGTGCTTTTTCACAGATCATTGCGGATGATGCCTAATCACAGCAGGAGCTGTGCGTTGCGCATCGACAGCTCTTGCGCGCAGCCGCTATAAAGAACGGCATTGGGGTACCTTGGCTGACGGCAGGGCACCCCCCAGAACTTCGGGGAAGTCAGTGAGCGAAGAAATCTTGATCAATATGACCCCGCGCGAGACTCGGGTCGGCGTGGTGGAGAACGGCATGCTGCAGGAATTGCATGTCGAGCGGACATCCCGCCAGGGCTACGTGGGCAATGTCTACAAGGGCCGGGTGCAGCGGGTCATGCCCGGCATGCAGGCCGTTTTCGTGGATATCGGCCTGGAGCGGGCGGCCTTCTTGCATGCTTCGGACATCATCCGGCCACCGCTACCGGAAGCTGCCGAAGAGCCTTCCGCGGGTGGCGGCAATGGTAATGGCAGTCACATGCTCTCGATCAGCGAGCTGGTGCATGAAGGTCAGGAAATCGTGGTGCAGGTGATGAAGGATCCGATCGGTACCAAGGGTGCGCGGCTCTCGACCCATCTTTCGATTCCTTCGCGCTACCTGGTGCTGCTGCCACATGCCCGTACGCTGGGTATTTCCACCCGTATCGAGGACGAGTCCGAGCGGCAGCGCCTGAAAGGCGTGCTGACCCTGCTGATCGGTGAAAACCCTCTCGGTTACATCGTGCGCACCAATGCTGAAGGGCAGTCGGCGGAATCGTTGGCCTTCGACGTCACCTATCTGGGCAAGGTGTGGCGCGTAGTACAGGAAAACATCGCCAAGGCGAAGGTCGGCGAACGTGTCTATGAGGAACTTTCCCTGCCTCTGCGCGCACTACGCGATCTGCTCAACGACGATATCGAGAAAGTGCGTGTCGACTCCCGCGAAACCTTCGAAAAGGTTACCAAATTCGTGCACAAGTTCATGCCGAATCTGGACGATCGCGTGGAACATTACGTCGGTGAACGTCCAATCTTCGACCTATACGGCGTGGAAGACGAAATCCAGCGCGCATTGCGTAAGGAAGTGCCGTTGAAATCGGGGGGCTACCTGATCGTCGACCAGACCGAAGCGATGACCACCATCGATGTCAACACCGGTGGCTACCTCGGCACACGCAATCTGGAGGAAACCGTTTATCGAACCAACCTGGAAGCGGCGCAGGCGGCCACTCGCCAACTGCGGCTGCGCAACCTGGGTGGCATCATCATCATCGACTTCATCGACATGACCGACGAGGAGCACAAACGCCAAGTCATCCGCATGCTGGAAAAGGGCCTAGCTCGTGACCACGCCAAGACTACCGTCTACCCGATGTCGCAGCTGGGCTTGGTGGAAATGACGCGCAAACGCACCACCGAGAGCCTGGAGCGGCAACTATGCGAACCGTGCCCGGCCTGCATGGGGCGCGGTACGGTGAAGACTGCCGAAACGGTTACCTACGAGATCTTCCGCGAGATCACCCGCGCCGTGCGTCAGTTCAATGCGCAGAAGCTGCTGGTGATGGCTAGCCCCAATGTGGTGGGTCGCATTCTCGAAGAAGAGTCTACCGCTGTGGCTGAATTGGAAGAGTTCATCTCCAAAAGTATACGCTTCCAAGCTGAGGAGCATTATTCGCAGGAGCAATTCGATGTTGTACTGCTTTAATACGAGAACGAGCGCTTGGTAAAGGTTCGTTGGAAATCATGGGCGCATCGCATCGCACGTGGGCTGGGTTGGGCTGCGGGCGTGTTGGTTATTATGCTTGCACTCAGTGCTGCCCTGGCACAGGTGCTGTTGCCGTTATTGGCGAATCATCCGCAATGGGTCGCCGCTGAGCTCAGCAACAGGTTCCATCGGCAGGTCAGCTTTGCTTCGCTAGAAGGTGGCTGGGAGCCGTCCGGCCCACGATTCATCATGCATGACTTCGTGGTAGCACAGGAAGAAGGCGTCGCTGGCAGCCCGTTGCATGTGCCAGAGGTCGACCTGAAGCTGGATTTCGGCGGCTGGCTGTTTCCCTCCAGGCACCTGCTGAATCTCCAGGCGCGTGGACTGGAACTGGACCTGAGCCGTGATCTTGAAGGCGGCTGGCATATCAACGGCCTTGGTGTGGCAGGCGGCTCACAGCGTCAGACTATTTCGTTCGGCCGTCTTTCCGTCGAACTGTGGTTGGATAATTTGCGTGTCAATATCAACGATGCGCGCTTCAACCAGCCATATACCTTGCTCGCCGATCCGTTGCGAATCACCCATCAGGGCAACCACATTCGCGTGGGCGCGCGCCTACATCGCGTGGGAGCCCATGGTGATCTGCAGGCGGCAGGGCGATTCCGCGATGACGGCGCCAGCGGCCAATTCTGGTTCGCTACGCAGAACGCCGATCTGCACGGCATGCTCGCCGGCGTCGATTTGGGTGGTTATACGGTCGACAGCGGCAACGGCAATCTTGCCGTGTGGATGGACTGGCGGCAGGGCAAGATCGTGCGCGACCTGTTGCAGTTCAACTTGCGCGATCTGGCTGTTACCTATTCCTCCGGCGTGAAAGTAAGCGTACCGGCATGGAGCGGCCTTGCCGAATTAGCGGGTCATGACAACAGCTACACCGTTCACTGGGCGGGTGCTGATGGAAGTGTCTTGCTGGCTGAAGCGGACGCCTTCGGCACGCCTCAGGCCAAACTCGATGTGATGGCGAGCAATCTGCAACTTGCGCCCATAGTGCCGTGGTTGGGATTGAAACCCGGACTGTCGCCGGGTATTGCTCAATGGCTTGCTTCCGGCCAGCCGCATGGCCATGTGCAACATGCGGTCGTGCATTGGGATGCGGTGGATGGCTTGCAACGGTTGGACGGCACGTTCGACAACCTCGGCATCACCTCCGTTGGCAAACTGCCGGGTGTGGATCAACTGCATGGCGAAGTACGCGGGGATGCGGAAGCCATTTCGCTGGAGTTGCCCGAGCAACCCGTGTCGATCACCATGCCGCATACCTTCCGCCAGCCATTCGTGATGAGTCACCTTGCAGGTGACTTCGCGTTTTGGCGTGACGACGACGCCACCCATATCGGCATCGCCCATCTCGATTTTGAAGGTCATGACTACAGTGGCAATGCACAGGGTGAGATCCAGTTGCCACATGATGGCGGACGTCCGTTTCTGGATATCTATGCCAGCATGCCGCACGCAAATGTCACCGCGGCCAAATGGTTCTGGCCGATCGACTCGATGCATCCGTCGGCCATTGCATGGCTGGATCAGGCGTTCGTCAGCGGTTCGATGGATAACGTCGCGATCCTGATTCGAGGCAGCCTTGCCAATTGGCCGTTCCATCACAACGAAGGTCGTTTCGAAGCACGTGCCGAGCTGAACGATCTCACCCTCAGTTATGGCAAGAATTGGCCGGTGGCCGAGCATATCCAGGCTGTTGCCAACTTTATCGACGCCGGCATGCTGGTACAGGCCAGCAGTGGTGATTCACTGGGTGTGAAAGTAAGCAATGCCATCGCGGTGATACCCGAGCTTGCGCATACCACGTTGGATCTCAATTTAAGCGGTAATGGCAATGCATCGGATCTGCTCAACTTCGTCAGCAAGAGTCCGATTGCGAGCAAGCAGGCGGATATACTCGCCAATCTTCAACTTGGCGGTACCGGCAGTTTCGATTTCCATCTTTCGCTGCCCACGCACGACACGAACGATTTCCTGCTAGATGGCACGGTGCAATTCAAAGACGTCGATCTCGCTGCGCCGCAGTGGAATCTGCAGTTGAGCAAGCTCAATGGCCCGGCGACGTTCGACGGACATGGCTTCCGCGCTGCGCCCCTGACGGGTGGATTCCGTGGTGAGCCGTCCCAGCTCGATCTTGCCATTGCACAGGCCACGGGTGATCCCAATACCGTTTTTTCAGCAACGCTTTCCGGCAACTACACCGTGCCGGAATTGCTGCAGGGTTACCCGGAACTGAAATGGCTTGGCAATATCGCCAGCGGTCGCAGTCTGTTCACCATCGGCTATCAGATTGCGCATGCTTCGGACGTTGGTGCCGATGTGCAGACACTCAGCATCGATTCGCCCCTGTCGGGTGTGGGTCTGAATTTTCCCGTGCCGCTCAACAAACCGGCGGACACCACCATGCCCTTGCATGCCACGATGGGTTTGCCGACCACTGGCAACACCTTGCAAGTGGCACTGGGATCGGTTGTGCGCGGGCGTTTGCGCCTGCCGGCGGGAGATCAGTCGCCTCTTGCGGCGACCTTCGCCTTTGGCGATCAGATGCCTGACACCTTGCCGGTGCAAGGTATACGCATTCGCGGTGACGCATCAGAACTTGATGTCACCGGCTGGGTCAAGCAATCCATCGGCGGCAGTACCGCGAACAATGGGTTGAGTCTGGAAACCATCGACGTCAGTACCGAGCACGCGGAAATGTTCGGTCGTGACTTCGATCACATGCACATCACCGCGGCGCCCAAGGTCGACACGCTCGAACTGGATGTGGATAGCAAATCCGTCGCAGGCCATTTCAGCGTGCCAACCAAGGGGCTGGGCAAGCAAGGTATCACCGCACGTCTGCAGCGCATGTATTGGCCCAAGGAACCGACCTCGCCGCCGAAGAAGCCGGGCGTTGCACCAGCGCGGGTGGCCGATCCGGCGAATACCGGCATGGATCCTGCTGGCATGCCACCTTTGCATATCTGGATACACGACCTGCGCCTGGATGAGGCAAAACTTGGGGAAGCGCGTCTTGAAACCTGGCCGACAGCGACCGGTATGCATCTTGATGAGCTGTCGACGCATTCCAAGAGCGTGCAGATCAACGCAAGCGGCGACTGGAACGGCACGCCAACCAAGAGCAGCACGCATCTGCGCGTGGATTTCAGTGCGGACAATATGGGCGACATGCTCAAGACTTTCGGTTACGAAGATCTATTCGAAGGCGGCAAGACGAATGCCGAGCTCAACGCCACGTGGCCAGGTGGTCCCTGGGCTTTTGAGCTAGGCAACATGGATGGCAATCTGAAAGTGGATGTCACCCACGGCCGCATTCCCAAAGCATCGCCGGGCATGACAGGACGCCTGTTCGGTTTGGCTTCCATCGTGGAATTTCCGCGTCGCCTGTCGCTGGACTTCGGCGACGTGTTCGGCAAGGGTTTCGGCTTCGATTCGATCACCGGCGATTTCGGGTTAAAGGATGGCAACGCGATCACCCACAACCTGAAAATCCAGGGGCCAGCGGCGGAGATCCGTATTACCGGGCGCACCGGTTTGCGCGCCAAGGACTACGATCAGGAGGTTGTCGTATTGCCTCACGTAGGCAGCGGCTTGCCAGTGGTGGGCGCGGTGATCGCAGGTCCCATCGGCGTGGCGGCAGGTCTGGCGGTGCAGGGCGTGTTGGGCAAAGGGCTCAGTCACGTTGCCACGCAGCGCTATCACGTGGGCGGCACCTGGGATAAGCCGGTGATGACATCGGGTGGTGCATCCGCCGAAGCGGCACCGACTTCCGCCGCATCGTCGGAAAAGCCGGCTGCCGCTGCTTCCGCACCTGCACCGGCTGGGTTGTGACTTGCATCCGGCGTAACCGGATACGCGCCTGCCATCGACGTCACACCTAGCCCGGTTTTAAACTGATTAAATAACCCCCAAATCCGGGGCGTGTTCCCTGATCAAATTGGCTACATCCCATGAATTCCCTTATTGCCCAGGCGCAAAGCCGCTTACTCACCCCTGGCGGTCTGGCGACCAGTGACCTTGAACGCGTGTTTTCGCAGTTAATGGGGCCGTCCATCGATGCTGCCGATCTTTATTTTCAGCATTCGCGCAGCGAGGCTTGGGTGCTGGAGGAGGGCATCGTCAAGGACGGCAGTCATTCCATCGAACAGGGCGTGGGTGTGCGGGCGATCAGTGGGGAGAAAACCGGCTTCGCCTATTCCGACGAAATCGTCTTGCCGCAGTTGCTGGAAGCCTCCAAGGCTGCGCGCGCGATTGCACAAGGCGGCAACGGTGCTGGCAAGCCGCTGGCGCTGCATGGTGCCAAGTCGCTCTATCCGGCCATTGATCCGGTCGACAGCCTGCCCAACCCCGACAAGATTGCCGTATTGCGCGAGGTGGATGCCTATGCGCGTGCACGCGATCCGCGCGTCAAGCAGGTGATCGTCAGTCTGAACGCCACTCTCGATATCGTGCTGGTGGCCGCTTCCGATGGCACGCTCGCCGCCGACGTGCGCCCGCTGGTGCGCCTGAGCGTGCAGGTGATTGCCGAGCAGAACGGTCGCCGCGAACAGGGCTATGCCGGTGGCGGCGGTCGCTATGGGTATCGCGAGCTGCTGGAAAACGGTCGCGCCATGGCTTTCGCGGATGAGGCTGTGCGTCAGGCTTTGGTGAACCTCGATGCGGTGGATGCCCCAGCGGGGACCATGACCGTGGTGCTTGGCCCGGGTTGGCCGGGTGTGCTGCTGCATGAGGCCATCGGTCATGGCTTGGAAGGGGATTTCAATCGCAAGGGCAGTTCCGCGTTTGCCGGCCGCATCGGCCAGCGGGTTGCCGCGCCGGGCGTCACGGTCGTGGATGACGGCACCTTGCCGGGACGCCGCGGATCGCTCAGCGTGGACGACGAGGGCACGCTCACCGAATGCACCACACTCATTGAGAACGGCATTCTAAAGGGCTACATGCAGGACAAGCTCAACGCACGGCTGATGGGCATGGCGCCGACCGGCAACGGCCGCCGTGAGTCCTTCGCACAATTGCCGATGCCGCGCATGACCAATACCTACATGCTGGCCGGTCAGCATGATCCGCAGGACATCATCCGTTCGGTCAAGAAGGGCCTGTATGCGGTGAACTTTGGTGGCGGTCAGGTCGACATCACCAACGGCAAGTTCGTGTTCTCCGCCAGCGAGGCGTATCTGATCGAAGACGGCAAGATCACCGCTCCGGTGAAGGGCGCCACGCTGGTTGGCAGTGGCCCGGATGTACTCACACGCGTGTCGATGATCGGCAACGATCTGGCGCTTGATGAAGGTATTGGCGTGTGCGGCAAGGATGGCCAGAGCGTGCCGGTGGGCGTGGGTCAACCCACGCTCCGCGTGGAGAGCATGACAGTAGGTGGTACTGCGTCCTGAATACCCGGTTTGAGTGAGTCTTCGACCCTTGCTGGGTGCGCCGACCTGTATCAATGGGCCTGCGTGTCGTCTTCGGCCAAGCTTTTCAACAACTGAAAAACTTCCCGATACGCACGTGGCGGTTTGTTCGCTTCACGTTCGGTACGCGCCTGGCGAATCAGCGAACGCAGATGCTGGCGATCGATAGTGGGATGTTGATCGATCAATTCCTGCAGTGCGTCCTCGCTTTCCAGCAATTTTTCGCGCAACGCTTCCAGCCGATGCATGGCTGCGGTTTCCTTGCGTTGCTGGTCGCGGTTTTCACCGAGCAGCGCTTTGGCTGCTTCGAAGGCTTCGTCGTCGTGCCGACGCATCACCTTCGCCAGAAAGCCTAACTGGCGTTTGCGCGCGATGTGCGAGGTGATCCGGCGCAGGTTGTCGATTTCGCGCAGTACATCTTCCGGCAGATCGATGCGGGCGAGTTTGCTCGGCGGCAATTCCGACAGTTGCGTGGCGAGCGCCAGTACCGCCAGTGCATCGCGCCGCTGCTGGGTACGGGTCGGGCCGTAGTCGTTGTCGAGGTCGTTGGTGTAAGTGGTGCGATTCACAATCATGACTCGGGACGGATGGCGCCAGGTTGAGCTTCAATCAGGGCAAAACGGGGGATGGGCTCGCCATCCAGTTCCACGCTTTCGGTAAACATGCTGGCGGGCCTTACCCATAGTCCAAAATCGCCGTAAAGCGCCTGGTAGACGACGAGCTTTTCCATCGTTTCGCTATGCCGGGCGGTGCCCAGCACGCGATAGTTCTGGCCTTTGTAGTGACGGTAGATACCCGTGGCTATGGACATCGGCCGCTCCTATGGCAACCTTGTGGATTCAAGCATTGGCAATGGGTCTGGGCGGCCCCATGTCCGCGTATTGTACCCGTTTGTCATCGACAGTCCTTCAGGAAACCTACGTGAGCGAAGTTGCGATCAACCAGGACGCCAGCCGGCGTGAACTCGACCGATTGGCCGGCCTGGCCGAAGACGTGATCCATCGCGCCCGCGCGGCCGGTGCCAGCCAGGCGGAGGTATCGGCCAGCATCGACACGGGCCTCAGCGTCAACGTGCGCCTGGGTGAGGTGGAGACAGTCGAGCATACCCGCGACCGCGGCTTCGGGCTTACCGTGTACTTCGGTCAGCGTAAAGGCTCGGCCAGCACCGCTGACCTGAACGCCGATTCGATTCAGGCCACGCTCGACCAGGCCTGCGCGATTGCCCGCTACACCGAAGAAGACCCAGCAGCCGGCCTGGCGGATGCTTCGCGTATGGCCACACAGTTTCCTGAGCTTGACCTGTGGCATCCCTGGGCCATCGATACCAGCGAGGCGATCGCGCTGGGACAGCAGATCGAAGCGGCCGGACGTGCCCATGCGGGCATCACCAACTCCGACGGCGCCAGCGTGCAGGCCGGCGAGAGCGTGTCGGTCTACGCCAACTCGCATGGCTTTGTCGGGCGCGAGCGCGGCACGCGGCATTCCCTATCGTTGGCGCTGATCACGGGCGATGAGGCTGGCATGCAGCGCGATGGCTGGTACGACAGCGTGCGCAGCGCCCATGACTTCATCAGTGCCAAGGTACTCGGTGACAAGGCGGCAGAACGCACGCTCGCACGTGTCGGTGCACGCCGCTTGTCCACGCGGCAGAGTCCGGTGCTGTTCGCTCCGGAGGTTGCTCGTGGCCTGATTGGCCATCTGATCGGCGCGGTGAGTGGTGGCGCGCTGTACCGTCGCGCCAGCTTCCTGCTCGATCATGCGGGCAAGCAGATCATGCCGGGCTGGTTGAATATCACGGAGCGTCCGCATTTGCTGCGTGGCCAGGGTTCCGGTGCATTCGATGCGGAGGGCGTGGCCACGCGCGATAACGTTCTGGTCGAAAACGGCGTGCTGGCGCGTTACGTCTTGGGTAGCTATTCCGCCCGCAAGCTGGGCCTGGTGTCGACCGGCAATGCCGGCGGCATCCACAATCTGGTGGTCGAATCTGGTCATGCGGATGGCGGTGTGCCCGATGATTTCTTTGGGATGCTCAGGCGCCTGGGCACTGGCTTGCTGGTGACCGAGGTGATGGGGCAGGGCGTGAACACGATCACCGGCGACTATTCGCGTGGCGCCGCCGGTTTCTGGGTGGAAAACGGGGTAATCGCCTATCCCGTGGAAGAGATCACCATTGCCGCCAACCTGCGCGACATGCTGGCGGGTATCCAGGCAGTGGGTAGCGATGTGGACAAGCGTTCGCATCTGCTTACCGGCTCGATTCTGCTGGGTAACATGACGATTGCCGGGGAGTAACAGGGCTACGACGCGTTCACGCCGGGAACTACACAGCCTGCTAGGATGCTTTCAACCGGCACAATACCGACGTTTGCGTGACTTGAAAGGAGGAGATGCATATGAGCGTTCCGCCCGAGTCCGTGGTACCGCCGCCGAGCGATACCAACGATGTCCCGGCCCAGGAGCGCACCTGGGCGATGATGGCCCATCTTTCCGCCTTGCTTGGTGCCTTGGTCAGTTCATCGCATGGTGGGGGCTTTGCGTGCTTCGTGGGTCCGCTGATCATCTGGTTGATCAAGAAGGACAGCATGCCCTTCGTCAACGATCAGGCGAAGGAAGCCCTCAACTTCAATCTCAGTGTGGCCATTGCCACGTTAGTTCTGGTGGTGTTATCGGCCATTACCTTCGGTATCGGCCTGGTCATCGCGATTCCAATGTGGGTGGTGATTGGCGTGGGTTGGCTGGTGTTGACCATCATGGCCGCAGTAAAGGCGAATGATGGTGTGCGCTACCGTTATCCCTTCACGTTGAGGTTGATCAAGTAGCCATGTCTCGGGGCACTTGACGTGCTTGATGGGTGAGTTGAGCATCTGTTGTACTGTCTGCTATTCGCCATTTCCCTATGGCAATGAGCGTTTCGGTATTCCGTACCGCGACGCGTTGCGCTTTGAATGGATGATCAAGGAATTTTCGGAAACAGCGTCATGAGTGAAACGTGGGTGGAAGTGGGAGCGCGCTCGGAGCTGCTGCCTGGCGAATTCAAAGTGGTCTGGGATGGTGATACCGCTATTGCCATATTCAATGTCGACGGTGATCTGTATGCAGTGGAAGACATCTGCACCCATGACGGTGGCGAACTGGCGGGTGGCGACTTGATCGGTTTCGAAGTGGAGTGCCCGCGTCACGGTGCACGTTTCGACCTGCGCACGGGGCAACCAACCTGCCCTCCGGCTTACGAGCCGATCCATCGCTTTCCCGTGCGTGAAAGCGATGGCTTGATCTGGACGCGCGACGATCGTTACTAAAAAATGTTGACGAAGATTTCATCGTTGAATTGATACATCGCAGCATATGATTTCGATGTGCGAAGAGAGTGTGATGTTGCCCACATGGTGGGGTGCCATGTGATTTTTTACACGAAGGGAAGCGTCGGTCACTGACGTGCACGGAGGACGTGCTGACGCTGTGGCTGCGAGTATGTCGCGAGTCGGAAGTAATAAATCAGTTCGAATGTGCTGGTCGCAGGCATTAACGCGGCTGGTGAAATTGCGTAATTCATAAAGCAAGCCGCGTTTATTCATGGCGTATCAGGCCGTGACAGATGAGCTTTGCCATCGCAAGGAGATAGCGCAATGAACCTCGAGCCAGAGATATCGCTGCTATTGACCACCGCCCAACGTGGATTGTGGGTGGGCCAAAAAATCGGTGCAGCGGATGCCACCTTGAACATTGCCGAGATGCTGGAGATCTGCGGCCCGGTACAGCCGGCTATTTTCATGCAGGCGTTACGGCAGGTCACGCGTGAGGCGGAGACCTTGCGCGTAGGTGTCGTGGAGCATCGCGGCCAGCCGAGGCAGTTCGTGCGGGCCGTTTACAACGGCGATTTTCCCTATCTGGATGTGAGCCAAGAGGCCGATCCCCGCGCTGCGGCCGAGGTGTGGATGCTGGAAGAATTGAGCCGTCCCGTCGACCTGGCCAACGATCCCTTGTTTGTCAGTGCGTTGTTCAAGGCCGCAGACAATCGTTATTACTGGTATCAACGCGCACACCACATCGTCTACGACGGCTACAGCGGTGGCCTGATCGCGCGCCGGCTGGCTGAGCTTTACACGGCGTACATGGAAGGACGCGAGCCTGAACCCTGTGAGTTTGGTCCGCTGAAGGCGTTGCTAGAAGCCGAGGCGAACTATCGCGATT
The sequence above is a segment of the Dyella sp. M7H15-1 genome. Coding sequences within it:
- the rng gene encoding ribonuclease G; this translates as MSEEILINMTPRETRVGVVENGMLQELHVERTSRQGYVGNVYKGRVQRVMPGMQAVFVDIGLERAAFLHASDIIRPPLPEAAEEPSAGGGNGNGSHMLSISELVHEGQEIVVQVMKDPIGTKGARLSTHLSIPSRYLVLLPHARTLGISTRIEDESERQRLKGVLTLLIGENPLGYIVRTNAEGQSAESLAFDVTYLGKVWRVVQENIAKAKVGERVYEELSLPLRALRDLLNDDIEKVRVDSRETFEKVTKFVHKFMPNLDDRVEHYVGERPIFDLYGVEDEIQRALRKEVPLKSGGYLIVDQTEAMTTIDVNTGGYLGTRNLEETVYRTNLEAAQAATRQLRLRNLGGIIIIDFIDMTDEEHKRQVIRMLEKGLARDHAKTTVYPMSQLGLVEMTRKRTTESLERQLCEPCPACMGRGTVKTAETVTYEIFREITRAVRQFNAQKLLVMASPNVVGRILEEESTAVAELEEFISKSIRFQAEEHYSQEQFDVVLL
- a CDS encoding YhdP family protein, which gives rise to MLALSAALAQVLLPLLANHPQWVAAELSNRFHRQVSFASLEGGWEPSGPRFIMHDFVVAQEEGVAGSPLHVPEVDLKLDFGGWLFPSRHLLNLQARGLELDLSRDLEGGWHINGLGVAGGSQRQTISFGRLSVELWLDNLRVNINDARFNQPYTLLADPLRITHQGNHIRVGARLHRVGAHGDLQAAGRFRDDGASGQFWFATQNADLHGMLAGVDLGGYTVDSGNGNLAVWMDWRQGKIVRDLLQFNLRDLAVTYSSGVKVSVPAWSGLAELAGHDNSYTVHWAGADGSVLLAEADAFGTPQAKLDVMASNLQLAPIVPWLGLKPGLSPGIAQWLASGQPHGHVQHAVVHWDAVDGLQRLDGTFDNLGITSVGKLPGVDQLHGEVRGDAEAISLELPEQPVSITMPHTFRQPFVMSHLAGDFAFWRDDDATHIGIAHLDFEGHDYSGNAQGEIQLPHDGGRPFLDIYASMPHANVTAAKWFWPIDSMHPSAIAWLDQAFVSGSMDNVAILIRGSLANWPFHHNEGRFEARAELNDLTLSYGKNWPVAEHIQAVANFIDAGMLVQASSGDSLGVKVSNAIAVIPELAHTTLDLNLSGNGNASDLLNFVSKSPIASKQADILANLQLGGTGSFDFHLSLPTHDTNDFLLDGTVQFKDVDLAAPQWNLQLSKLNGPATFDGHGFRAAPLTGGFRGEPSQLDLAIAQATGDPNTVFSATLSGNYTVPELLQGYPELKWLGNIASGRSLFTIGYQIAHASDVGADVQTLSIDSPLSGVGLNFPVPLNKPADTTMPLHATMGLPTTGNTLQVALGSVVRGRLRLPAGDQSPLAATFAFGDQMPDTLPVQGIRIRGDASELDVTGWVKQSIGGSTANNGLSLETIDVSTEHAEMFGRDFDHMHITAAPKVDTLELDVDSKSVAGHFSVPTKGLGKQGITARLQRMYWPKEPTSPPKKPGVAPARVADPANTGMDPAGMPPLHIWIHDLRLDEAKLGEARLETWPTATGMHLDELSTHSKSVQINASGDWNGTPTKSSTHLRVDFSADNMGDMLKTFGYEDLFEGGKTNAELNATWPGGPWAFELGNMDGNLKVDVTHGRIPKASPGMTGRLFGLASIVEFPRRLSLDFGDVFGKGFGFDSITGDFGLKDGNAITHNLKIQGPAAEIRITGRTGLRAKDYDQEVVVLPHVGSGLPVVGAVIAGPIGVAAGLAVQGVLGKGLSHVATQRYHVGGTWDKPVMTSGGASAEAAPTSAASSEKPAAAASAPAPAGL
- the tldD gene encoding metalloprotease TldD, translated to MNSLIAQAQSRLLTPGGLATSDLERVFSQLMGPSIDAADLYFQHSRSEAWVLEEGIVKDGSHSIEQGVGVRAISGEKTGFAYSDEIVLPQLLEASKAARAIAQGGNGAGKPLALHGAKSLYPAIDPVDSLPNPDKIAVLREVDAYARARDPRVKQVIVSLNATLDIVLVAASDGTLAADVRPLVRLSVQVIAEQNGRREQGYAGGGGRYGYRELLENGRAMAFADEAVRQALVNLDAVDAPAGTMTVVLGPGWPGVLLHEAIGHGLEGDFNRKGSSAFAGRIGQRVAAPGVTVVDDGTLPGRRGSLSVDDEGTLTECTTLIENGILKGYMQDKLNARLMGMAPTGNGRRESFAQLPMPRMTNTYMLAGQHDPQDIIRSVKKGLYAVNFGGGQVDITNGKFVFSASEAYLIEDGKITAPVKGATLVGSGPDVLTRVSMIGNDLALDEGIGVCGKDGQSVPVGVGQPTLRVESMTVGGTAS
- the yjgA gene encoding ribosome biogenesis factor YjgA, translated to MIVNRTTYTNDLDNDYGPTRTQQRRDALAVLALATQLSELPPSKLARIDLPEDVLREIDNLRRITSHIARKRQLGFLAKVMRRHDDEAFEAAKALLGENRDQQRKETAAMHRLEALREKLLESEDALQELIDQHPTIDRQHLRSLIRQARTEREANKPPRAYREVFQLLKSLAEDDTQAH
- a CDS encoding DUF1653 domain-containing protein, coding for MSIATGIYRHYKGQNYRVLGTARHSETMEKLVVYQALYGDFGLWVRPASMFTESVELDGEPIPRFALIEAQPGAIRPES
- the pmbA gene encoding metalloprotease PmbA, which codes for MSEVAINQDASRRELDRLAGLAEDVIHRARAAGASQAEVSASIDTGLSVNVRLGEVETVEHTRDRGFGLTVYFGQRKGSASTADLNADSIQATLDQACAIARYTEEDPAAGLADASRMATQFPELDLWHPWAIDTSEAIALGQQIEAAGRAHAGITNSDGASVQAGESVSVYANSHGFVGRERGTRHSLSLALITGDEAGMQRDGWYDSVRSAHDFISAKVLGDKAAERTLARVGARRLSTRQSPVLFAPEVARGLIGHLIGAVSGGALYRRASFLLDHAGKQIMPGWLNITERPHLLRGQGSGAFDAEGVATRDNVLVENGVLARYVLGSYSARKLGLVSTGNAGGIHNLVVESGHADGGVPDDFFGMLRRLGTGLLVTEVMGQGVNTITGDYSRGAAGFWVENGVIAYPVEEITIAANLRDMLAGIQAVGSDVDKRSHLLTGSILLGNMTIAGE
- a CDS encoding DUF4870 domain-containing protein, giving the protein MSVPPESVVPPPSDTNDVPAQERTWAMMAHLSALLGALVSSSHGGGFACFVGPLIIWLIKKDSMPFVNDQAKEALNFNLSVAIATLVLVVLSAITFGIGLVIAIPMWVVIGVGWLVLTIMAAVKANDGVRYRYPFTLRLIK
- a CDS encoding non-heme iron oxygenase ferredoxin subunit, which encodes MSETWVEVGARSELLPGEFKVVWDGDTAIAIFNVDGDLYAVEDICTHDGGELAGGDLIGFEVECPRHGARFDLRTGQPTCPPAYEPIHRFPVRESDGLIWTRDDRY